One part of the Acetoanaerobium sticklandii genome encodes these proteins:
- a CDS encoding transposase: MVIADELGYISFDKEASELLFTYLSLRAGRKSTIITTNLSFERWEEIFKDPVMTAAMIDRLTHKSFIVNMNGNSYRLKETKLWLSEQ, translated from the coding sequence TTGGTAATAGCGGATGAACTAGGGTATATTTCTTTTGACAAAGAAGCTTCTGAGCTCCTATTTACTTATCTTTCTTTAAGAGCTGGAAGAAAATCAACAATCATTACTACTAATTTATCTTTTGAAAGGTGGGAAGAAATATTTAAGGATCCAGTAATGACAGCTGCTATGATTGATAGATTAACTCATAAATCTTTCATAGTAAATATGAATGGAAACTCCTATAGATTAAAAGAAACAAAACTTTGGTTATCAGAGCAATAA
- a CDS encoding DEAD/DEAH box helicase, translating to MSLEYMENYFKYSKPNILGNEELRYPQVEAYIEIKEYFNSEYDNRNALVVLPTGVGKTGFMAIAPFGVSGGRVLIVTPYAAIKNTVIDALNPDIYNNFWLKRNVFSSRKFLPTIIEYNGQDTPMEVLNKANIVILNIHKLQSRLDSSLINRVSKDFFDMIIIDEAHHSTADTWVECVNYFDKSKVLKLTGTPFRTDKKEINGKLIYKYPLSRAMANGYVKSLRNNIFIPDELRLTIDKNTDKTYSIQELYALNLKDMEWITRSVALSEDCSEKIVKESIRLLEKKKNIGSKIPHKIIAVACSIYHGEEILKLYEKHGYSVALIHSNLEERKKERLFDEIKNNLVDVVVNVAMLGEGYDHPYLSIAAIFRPFRNELPYAQFIGRILRFIEDDDAQVEDNIGEVIAHKNLELEHLWEKYKVEIQESEIIKRLKDYDDIINKELDSKSTSVDSEEEELGKVINIGAYRVESEEYLSTELFELSKKKDAELKQKIRDLKKIFGDNITDEQAKLIIQQAESDEDETKRPDLLYSKKKKNIDARIKEDIVPRLMVQYDIDKDKNYLKDLSIIKTKCNYIAKYVNKNDGILAFYINDCLKKAIGKERKKWTDEDLDKGLNILDDLEKQLDYSLENQVDNLKKR from the coding sequence TTGTCATTAGAATATATGGAAAATTATTTCAAGTATTCAAAACCGAATATATTAGGAAATGAAGAATTAAGATATCCTCAAGTAGAAGCTTATATAGAGATTAAGGAATATTTCAACTCAGAATATGATAATAGAAATGCTTTAGTAGTTCTACCTACTGGAGTCGGAAAGACTGGCTTCATGGCAATAGCTCCTTTTGGGGTATCTGGAGGTAGAGTTCTTATAGTTACCCCTTATGCTGCAATAAAAAACACGGTTATTGATGCTTTAAATCCAGATATTTATAATAATTTTTGGTTAAAAAGAAATGTTTTTTCATCAAGGAAATTTTTACCCACAATAATAGAATACAATGGACAAGATACCCCTATGGAAGTCTTGAATAAAGCAAATATAGTTATTTTAAATATTCATAAGCTTCAGTCTAGATTGGATTCATCTTTAATTAATCGAGTATCTAAAGATTTCTTTGATATGATAATAATAGACGAGGCTCATCATTCTACTGCTGATACTTGGGTTGAGTGTGTAAATTATTTTGATAAATCAAAAGTATTAAAACTTACAGGAACGCCTTTCAGGACTGATAAAAAAGAAATAAATGGGAAATTGATATATAAATATCCTTTGAGCAGAGCAATGGCAAATGGGTATGTAAAGAGTCTTAGAAATAACATTTTCATCCCGGATGAACTGAGACTAACAATAGATAAAAATACAGATAAAACATATTCTATCCAGGAGTTATATGCGTTAAATTTAAAGGACATGGAATGGATAACTAGATCAGTAGCTTTATCAGAAGATTGTTCTGAAAAGATTGTTAAGGAAAGTATAAGACTCCTTGAAAAGAAAAAAAATATAGGTAGCAAAATTCCTCACAAAATAATTGCCGTTGCTTGTAGTATATACCATGGTGAAGAAATACTGAAACTGTATGAAAAACACGGCTATAGTGTTGCATTGATACATAGTAATTTGGAAGAAAGAAAAAAAGAGCGATTATTTGACGAAATAAAAAATAATTTAGTAGATGTAGTGGTTAATGTTGCAATGCTTGGAGAAGGATATGATCATCCGTATTTGTCTATAGCAGCTATATTTAGGCCGTTTAGAAATGAATTGCCGTATGCTCAATTTATAGGAAGAATTTTGAGGTTTATTGAAGATGATGATGCACAAGTAGAAGATAATATAGGAGAAGTAATTGCACATAAAAACCTAGAGTTAGAACATCTATGGGAAAAATATAAAGTAGAGATTCAAGAGAGTGAAATTATTAAAAGATTAAAAGATTATGATGATATTATAAATAAAGAGCTCGATTCTAAGTCAACATCTGTTGATTCTGAGGAAGAAGAATTAGGTAAAGTTATAAATATTGGAGCATATAGGGTTGAAAGTGAAGAATATCTATCGACAGAGCTATTTGAATTAAGCAAGAAAAAGGATGCTGAATTAAAACAAAAAATAAGGGACTTGAAAAAAATATTCGGAGACAATATAACCGATGAGCAGGCTAAACTTATAATACAACAGGCTGAAAGTGATGAAGATGAAACGAAGAGACCAGATTTACTTTATAGTAAAAAGAAAAAAAATATAGATGCTAGAATAAAAGAAGATATTGTGCCACGACTTATGGTGCAGTATGATATAGATAAAGATAAGAATTATTTGAAAGATTTATCGATAATAAAAACAAAATGTAATTATATAGCAAAATATGTGAATAAAAACGATGGAATTTTAGCATTCTATATTAACGATTGTCTTAAGAAAGCGATAGGGAAAGAAAGAAAAAAATGGACAGATGAAGATTTGGATAAGGGGCTTAATATTCTAGATGATCTAGAAAAACAGCTGGATTACAGTTTGGAAAATCAAGTGGATAATTTAAAAAAGAGGTGA
- a CDS encoding ABC transporter substrate-binding protein: MKKNIKKFTNLVLSAALVMSIFTGCSSNTATPAETTEGSESKELTKVVVSEFRGMNYAAVHIADAMGYFEEQGLDVEFAVYGDGPVAFQGMHAGDSQFCMLSIEPVFRAFDEGLESKVVAALDTTRLYGFAGSKDITEISQLKGKTVFAGAPGSAPYSFIWSILEEGGLNPAEDVTFAQMQYGASITALEQGTIDASYMDHYNRNKFSAIGANFLVDGADMETKKRVFGSEKFEGSIITATKKFVDENPETVQKFVNATVKGAKWLTSHSDEEVAEVLMPYHDGSTKEDLIERISLIKIAYSPDCKISAEGYEAMENFSLKTGVLKNKVGFDNIIDMSFVEKAQDVK; this comes from the coding sequence ATGAAAAAAAATATTAAAAAATTTACAAATTTAGTTTTATCAGCAGCTTTAGTTATGAGTATTTTTACTGGATGTAGTAGTAACACAGCTACACCTGCTGAGACTACTGAAGGGTCAGAGTCAAAAGAACTTACGAAGGTTGTAGTATCTGAATTTAGAGGAATGAACTATGCAGCAGTACATATTGCAGATGCTATGGGGTATTTTGAAGAGCAAGGACTTGATGTGGAATTTGCAGTATATGGAGATGGACCAGTTGCTTTCCAAGGTATGCATGCTGGAGATTCTCAGTTTTGTATGCTATCTATAGAACCAGTGTTTAGAGCTTTTGATGAAGGATTAGAATCAAAAGTTGTTGCAGCACTTGACACTACTAGACTTTACGGATTTGCAGGTTCAAAGGATATTACTGAAATATCACAGCTAAAAGGAAAAACAGTATTTGCAGGAGCACCAGGCTCAGCACCATATTCATTTATTTGGAGCATTTTAGAAGAAGGCGGACTTAACCCAGCAGAGGATGTTACTTTTGCTCAAATGCAGTATGGAGCATCTATTACAGCTTTAGAGCAAGGAACTATTGATGCTTCTTATATGGATCACTACAACAGAAACAAATTCTCTGCAATAGGAGCAAACTTCCTTGTAGACGGTGCAGATATGGAAACTAAAAAAAGAGTTTTTGGCTCAGAGAAATTTGAAGGCTCTATTATAACAGCTACTAAAAAATTTGTAGATGAAAACCCAGAGACAGTGCAAAAATTTGTAAATGCTACAGTTAAAGGTGCAAAATGGCTTACATCACACAGCGATGAAGAAGTAGCTGAGGTACTTATGCCATATCATGATGGAAGTACAAAAGAAGATTTAATTGAAAGAATTTCTCTTATAAAAATAGCGTATTCTCCTGATTGCAAAATATCAGCAGAAGGATATGAAGCTATGGAAAACTTCTCATTAAAGACAGGAGTTCTAAAAAATAAAGTTGGATTTGACAATATCATAGATATGAGTTTTGTTGAAAAAGCCCAAGATGTAAAGTAA
- a CDS encoding CobW family GTP-binding protein produces the protein MSTKLHIVSGFLGAGKTTFIRNVIPFMKGKIALIENEYSDVSIDSELFITEELVIKEIFSGCICCSLIKDFRTTIDELTRNYDLEHIFIEPSGVGSLSDIVAVCEDISKTSGKAIEIQSLVTLVDVSSFEDYIDSFGEFYINQIENAKAIIITHIEDVTESALEKIMDEIKAVNNSAVIFSEDYLSYPTQKTLDILETAYNHELNVIGSGKTTPATSYFTTVSIHNPNKLSMEELSNLSNIFKNRELGTVLRAKGVIQLVDSSFVHFDFTPNYFDWEYLNNSKETKLSVIGKNLNQAYIKGLFSDVLEALI, from the coding sequence TTGAGTACTAAACTACATATTGTTTCAGGATTTTTAGGAGCAGGAAAAACTACTTTTATTAGAAATGTGATTCCTTTTATGAAAGGAAAAATTGCTTTAATTGAAAATGAGTATTCTGATGTAAGCATAGACTCTGAGCTTTTTATCACGGAAGAGCTAGTAATAAAAGAGATATTTTCAGGCTGCATCTGCTGTAGCTTGATAAAGGATTTTAGAACTACGATAGATGAACTCACTAGAAATTATGATTTAGAGCATATTTTTATCGAGCCATCTGGGGTAGGTAGCCTATCCGATATAGTAGCTGTCTGTGAGGATATATCAAAGACTTCGGGGAAAGCTATTGAGATTCAGAGCTTGGTTACTTTAGTGGATGTTAGCTCATTCGAAGACTATATAGATAGCTTTGGAGAGTTTTATATCAATCAAATTGAAAATGCCAAAGCTATAATAATAACTCACATAGAGGATGTAACTGAATCAGCTCTTGAGAAAATTATGGATGAGATAAAAGCTGTCAATAATTCGGCTGTTATTTTTTCTGAAGACTATCTGTCCTATCCTACCCAAAAAACCTTAGATATTTTGGAAACTGCATATAATCATGAACTGAATGTTATAGGTTCAGGTAAAACAACTCCAGCAACGAGTTATTTTACTACAGTTTCAATTCACAATCCAAACAAATTATCTATGGAAGAGCTATCAAATTTATCAAATATATTCAAAAATAGAGAATTGGGAACAGTGCTAAGAGCTAAAGGAGTAATTCAGCTAGTAGATTCTAGCTTTGTACATTTTGATTTTACTCCTAATTATTTTGACTGGGAGTATCTAAACAACAGCAAGGAGACAAAGCTATCGGTGATAGGCAAGAATTTGAACCAAGCATATATCAAAGGTTTGTTTTCTGATGTTTTGGAGGCATTAATATGA
- a CDS encoding ABC transporter ATP-binding protein has translation MSYIDIINVSKSYADNQVLKNISLSIKKNEFVTLLGSSGCGKTTLLRSIAGLGSIDNGKIMLDSEDITHKNPGDRNIGMIFQSYCLFPTMNVFNNVAYGLKLKKEPESKIKNEVMSALESVNLLEKVKSYPSQLSGGERQRVALARSLVMKPKVLLLDEPFNAIDAKLRKALQLKVKELHKEYDMTSIMVTHDQDEAMIMSDTIHLFKDGVIEQSGTSAELYLTPKSKYVASFMGNYNVIEAQIFSKITGGKYSKEHTIGLRPESIEIHKEKLEAKANEFILIGVISNLIPQGNIVRFSVKIMDEYVDVDVLVDRCSGFSIGDKVNLKIKPDKILYFD, from the coding sequence ATGTCTTATATAGATATTATAAATGTAAGTAAGTCATATGCAGATAATCAGGTGCTTAAAAACATCAGTTTATCTATCAAAAAAAATGAATTTGTTACGCTTCTTGGTTCCTCGGGATGCGGAAAAACTACACTTCTAAGGTCTATTGCAGGCCTTGGAAGTATAGATAATGGAAAAATAATGCTAGATTCTGAAGATATTACTCATAAAAATCCAGGAGATAGAAATATAGGAATGATATTTCAGTCTTACTGTTTATTTCCTACTATGAATGTATTTAATAACGTTGCTTACGGGCTAAAGTTAAAAAAAGAGCCAGAAAGTAAAATTAAAAATGAAGTTATGAGCGCTCTAGAGTCTGTAAACTTACTGGAAAAAGTAAAAAGTTACCCTTCTCAGCTTTCAGGTGGAGAACGTCAAAGAGTTGCACTTGCGAGGTCTCTCGTAATGAAGCCGAAGGTATTGCTACTTGATGAGCCTTTTAATGCCATCGATGCAAAGCTAAGAAAAGCTCTTCAGCTAAAAGTTAAAGAACTACATAAGGAATATGATATGACTTCTATAATGGTAACTCATGACCAAGACGAGGCAATGATAATGTCTGATACCATCCATCTATTTAAAGATGGAGTAATTGAGCAGTCAGGAACCTCAGCTGAACTTTATCTTACGCCAAAAAGCAAATATGTGGCTTCTTTTATGGGGAATTATAATGTCATAGAAGCTCAAATTTTTTCTAAGATAACAGGTGGAAAGTATAGCAAGGAGCATACTATAGGCTTAAGACCTGAGTCTATAGAAATTCATAAAGAAAAGCTTGAAGCTAAAGCTAATGAGTTTATTTTAATTGGTGTGATAAGTAACCTCATACCTCAAGGCAATATTGTTAGATTTTCTGTAAAAATCATGGATGAATATGTAGATGTGGATGTATTAGTTGACAGATGCAGTGGTTTTTCTATTGGAGACAAAGTGAACTTAAAAATTAAACCAGATAAAATTCTATATTTTGATTAG
- a CDS encoding nucleoside deaminase, protein MDEFMKEAIKEAFEGIGLRAGGPFGAVIVKDNKVIARGHNKVIETNDPTAHAEIVAIREATKLLGRFDLSDCILYTTCEPCPMCYSAAHWAKIPLIYYGATQDDAKDIGFDDSYIYEVLQNKHSNEKMKICQIDREQCLEPFRKYEEDEERILY, encoded by the coding sequence ATGGACGAGTTTATGAAAGAAGCTATAAAAGAAGCGTTTGAGGGGATAGGATTAAGAGCTGGAGGACCTTTTGGAGCGGTTATAGTAAAAGATAATAAAGTAATTGCTAGAGGCCATAACAAAGTGATAGAAACCAATGACCCTACTGCACATGCAGAAATAGTAGCAATAAGAGAGGCGACCAAATTACTCGGAAGGTTTGACCTTTCAGACTGCATACTTTATACTACCTGCGAGCCTTGTCCTATGTGTTATAGTGCAGCTCACTGGGCTAAGATTCCACTTATATATTATGGAGCGACTCAAGATGATGCAAAGGATATAGGGTTTGATGATAGTTATATTTATGAGGTACTACAAAACAAGCATTCAAACGAAAAAATGAAAATATGTCAGATAGATAGAGAGCAGTGCTTAGAGCCATTTAGAAAATATGAAGAGGATGAAGAAAGAATTTTATACTAA
- a CDS encoding ABC transporter permease — translation MKKKKGKNEKMRSIDKEKKRYFSVVVIRSAFIIAGIFLWEYSASSGSYNPIFTSYPSQILKDLMVFFTSGELYKHASITLTEVFWGLFFGSAIGILLAIVFGYFSFIGEIITPIISAISCIPQLALAPVYVLWFGLGLTSKIFLAGLMVFFNVFSATYGAIKSMDKGILESANLLGASHFQTLRTVVIPSCMPWILSGLRGGVSAALVGAIIGEYIGSKGGFGWMITYSTSYFNISRVMSCIVILLFVGLGLNKILDIMEQKLLVWRTVTSLRMENLKNQD, via the coding sequence ATGAAAAAGAAAAAAGGGAAAAACGAAAAAATGAGAAGCATTGATAAAGAGAAGAAAAGATATTTTAGCGTAGTGGTTATAAGAAGCGCATTTATTATTGCAGGGATTTTTTTGTGGGAGTACAGTGCATCATCTGGAAGCTATAATCCCATATTTACAAGCTATCCCAGTCAGATTCTAAAGGATTTAATGGTCTTTTTTACCAGTGGGGAGTTATATAAGCATGCATCTATAACACTTACCGAGGTATTTTGGGGGTTATTTTTTGGAAGTGCTATAGGTATTTTGCTGGCAATAGTTTTTGGATACTTCTCTTTTATTGGAGAAATAATAACTCCTATAATTTCAGCAATTAGCTGTATTCCACAGTTAGCACTTGCGCCAGTGTATGTTCTTTGGTTTGGGCTAGGGCTTACCTCTAAGATTTTTCTTGCAGGCTTAATGGTATTTTTCAATGTATTTTCAGCAACCTATGGAGCTATTAAGTCTATGGATAAAGGAATACTGGAATCTGCAAATCTTCTTGGAGCAAGTCATTTTCAAACGCTTAGAACAGTTGTAATTCCTTCATGTATGCCATGGATATTGTCAGGGCTAAGAGGGGGAGTAAGTGCGGCTCTTGTAGGAGCTATTATAGGCGAGTACATAGGCTCAAAAGGTGGATTTGGCTGGATGATTACCTATTCAACTTCATATTTTAATATTAGCCGAGTGATGTCGTGCATAGTTATACTGCTTTTTGTAGGACTAGGACTAAACAAAATATTGGATATTATGGAGCAAAAGCTACTCGTATGGAGAACGGTTACTAGCCTTAGAATGGAAAATTTAAAAAATCAAGATTAA
- a CDS encoding ATP-binding protein, with protein MSKEFDEKIFCLAKELKLPYTSKFFKDDISQANTESKSYESFLFDILEKEYDLRKENAIKNKIRNAKFPYKKYIEDLIIDDLPSDAKNKVTAFSSLDFVEKGQNIILAGNPGTGKSHIAIGLGIKACVAGYSVLFTTIPLLVNELKESRSNKTLRTLNTDFKSMIW; from the coding sequence ATGAGTAAAGAATTTGATGAAAAAATATTTTGTCTTGCAAAGGAACTAAAGCTACCATATACTTCTAAATTTTTTAAAGATGATATATCTCAGGCAAATACAGAAAGTAAAAGTTATGAAAGTTTTTTATTTGATATTTTAGAAAAAGAGTATGATCTTAGAAAGGAAAATGCAATAAAGAATAAAATCAGAAATGCTAAATTCCCATATAAAAAATATATAGAGGATTTAATAATCGATGATTTGCCTAGTGATGCAAAAAATAAAGTTACAGCATTTTCTTCTCTTGATTTTGTTGAAAAAGGTCAAAATATTATTCTTGCAGGCAACCCTGGTACAGGAAAGTCTCATATTGCAATAGGTTTAGGCATTAAAGCCTGCGTGGCAGGATACTCGGTTCTATTTACTACTATTCCTCTTCTTGTTAATGAGTTAAAAGAATCTAGATCAAATAAGACTCTTCGTACTTTGAACACAGATTTCAAAAGTATGATTTGGTAA
- a CDS encoding RNA-guided endonuclease InsQ/TnpB family protein, translating to MIKSIKIRLKPTKEQEILMFKSVGVARFAYNWGLAKWEEMYKKGLKPSKAKIRKEFNNSVKKSDDFKWLYEVSGQITSQAFTDLEYAYKNFFNKTSDKPKFKTKKKSKKSFYVRYDALKFKDAKVNIEKIGKVKYSSNYNIPQLDNYVNPRCHFDGKYWYLTFGFEHSENKAKLDYNLSIGIDLGIKELAYVSCFNKPIKNINKSVKVKKLKKRLIRLQKQVSRKYEANKSGDRYNKTSNIIKLEKQIKLLHRKLNNIRNNHLHQTTKMIVKLNPYRIVMEDLNVTGMMKNKHLSKAIAEQKFYEFIRQIKYKCEFNNIEFLQVDRFYPSSKTCSSCSGIKQDLKLKDRIYHCDKCGLTMDRDKNASINLANYKIV from the coding sequence GTGATTAAATCGATAAAAATCAGATTGAAACCGACTAAAGAACAAGAAATATTAATGTTTAAATCAGTAGGAGTAGCTAGATTTGCATACAACTGGGGATTGGCAAAATGGGAAGAAATGTATAAAAAAGGTTTAAAGCCTTCAAAGGCTAAAATTAGAAAAGAATTTAATAACTCTGTTAAGAAATCAGATGATTTCAAGTGGTTATATGAGGTAAGCGGCCAAATAACATCTCAAGCATTTACTGATTTAGAATATGCTTACAAGAATTTTTTTAACAAAACTTCTGATAAACCTAAATTTAAAACGAAGAAAAAATCAAAGAAATCCTTTTATGTTAGATATGATGCTCTTAAATTTAAAGATGCTAAGGTGAATATTGAAAAGATAGGAAAGGTTAAGTATTCCTCTAACTACAATATTCCACAATTAGATAATTATGTTAATCCTAGATGTCATTTTGATGGAAAGTATTGGTATCTTACATTTGGATTTGAACATAGCGAAAACAAAGCTAAGCTTGATTATAATTTAAGTATCGGCATAGATTTAGGTATTAAGGAATTAGCTTATGTGAGCTGTTTTAATAAGCCTATTAAAAACATTAATAAATCTGTAAAGGTTAAGAAACTAAAAAAGCGATTAATAAGATTACAAAAACAAGTTTCAAGAAAATACGAAGCGAATAAATCAGGAGACAGATATAACAAAACCAGTAACATCATAAAGTTAGAAAAACAAATTAAGCTATTACATAGAAAGCTTAATAATATCCGCAACAATCATCTTCACCAAACTACAAAAATGATAGTTAAGTTAAATCCATATAGAATAGTTATGGAAGATTTAAATGTAACTGGGATGATGAAAAATAAGCATTTATCTAAGGCGATAGCTGAACAAAAATTCTATGAATTTATAAGGCAAATAAAATACAAATGTGAATTTAATAACATTGAATTTTTACAAGTAGATAGATTCTATCCTTCGAGTAAAACCTGCTCTTCCTGTAGCGGTATTAAACAAGATTTAAAGCTTAAAGATAGAATATATCACTGTGATAAATGTGGATTGACAATGGATAGAGATAAAAATGCTTCGATTAATCTTGCAAACTATAAAATAGTATAA
- the istA gene encoding IS21 family transposase, which yields MISLMDKQEIILSHFREGKSQWQIHRDTGFDRKTIRKYINDYELKKRKLLASDESNMALIEDLTAAPKYDISNRVKRKLSDEIIQKINFYLEENNIKRETGRSKQQKKKIDIYECLIEEGYDISYPTVSNYIKTTLDSSKEAFIRQEYQLGEICEFDWGNVNLIIAGKARSVQMAAFSSAKSNYRFAYLYHNQKMESFLDAHVKFFNKVGGVYKVVVYDNMKVAVKKFVNKNEKYPTDDLLKLSLHYGFKYRFCNVCKGNEKGHVERSIEYIRRKAFSKKDTFDSIKEANEYLASELAKLNDRVSKEFNKSPKDILLEELSFLLPIMPSYDIARTIELRVSKYSTISVDENKYSVPDCLVGKFVFTKIYPEKICIYYRNNLVAEHSRSYLVHDWCIKIDHYINTIKKKPGSLHSSTAMQQMNPTLQTIYNKYYTENPKNFIELLELISEHGLNKIQNVIYELENLNPISINTEKVKMLCNRNIDEKITIKERSTKIEQYSREILSSYADILNNSSVAFQEEAKII from the coding sequence ATGATAAGCTTAATGGATAAGCAGGAAATAATTTTATCTCATTTTAGGGAAGGTAAATCTCAATGGCAAATTCATAGAGATACAGGATTTGACAGAAAGACAATTCGCAAATATATAAATGATTATGAATTGAAAAAGCGCAAGCTTTTAGCATCTGACGAAAGTAATATGGCCTTGATAGAGGATTTAACAGCTGCTCCCAAATATGATATTAGTAATAGAGTTAAAAGAAAATTATCTGATGAAATAATTCAAAAGATTAATTTTTACCTAGAGGAAAATAATATTAAGAGAGAAACTGGAAGGAGCAAGCAACAAAAGAAAAAGATTGATATTTATGAATGTTTGATTGAAGAAGGTTATGATATTAGTTATCCTACTGTTTCAAACTATATAAAAACTACTTTGGATTCTTCTAAAGAAGCTTTCATAAGGCAAGAATATCAATTAGGAGAAATATGTGAGTTTGACTGGGGAAATGTAAATTTAATAATAGCTGGTAAAGCAAGGAGTGTTCAAATGGCAGCTTTTTCTTCAGCTAAGTCAAATTATCGTTTTGCATATTTGTATCATAATCAAAAGATGGAGAGCTTTTTAGATGCTCATGTCAAGTTTTTTAATAAAGTTGGTGGTGTTTACAAGGTTGTAGTTTATGACAATATGAAGGTGGCTGTAAAAAAGTTCGTTAATAAAAATGAGAAATATCCTACGGATGATTTACTTAAACTTTCTTTGCATTATGGTTTTAAATATAGGTTTTGCAATGTTTGTAAAGGTAATGAAAAGGGCCATGTAGAAAGGAGTATTGAGTATATAAGAAGAAAGGCTTTTAGTAAGAAAGATACTTTTGATTCTATTAAGGAAGCAAATGAATATTTAGCTAGCGAGTTAGCTAAGTTAAACGATAGAGTTTCTAAAGAGTTTAATAAAAGTCCGAAGGACATTTTACTAGAGGAATTATCTTTTCTACTTCCAATCATGCCAAGTTATGATATAGCTAGAACTATTGAACTTAGAGTAAGCAAGTACTCTACTATAAGTGTTGATGAAAATAAATATTCTGTACCTGATTGTTTAGTTGGTAAGTTTGTTTTTACTAAAATTTATCCTGAGAAAATATGCATCTATTACAGGAATAATTTGGTTGCAGAGCACAGTAGAAGTTATCTTGTACATGATTGGTGCATTAAGATTGACCATTATATAAATACCATAAAAAAGAAGCCTGGGTCTCTTCATTCTAGCACTGCAATGCAACAAATGAATCCCACGCTCCAAACAATCTACAATAAGTATTATACAGAAAATCCTAAGAATTTCATAGAGCTTCTTGAATTAATTAGTGAACATGGATTGAATAAAATTCAAAATGTTATTTATGAGTTAGAGAATTTGAATCCAATTTCGATTAATACTGAGAAGGTTAAAATGCTTTGCAATAGAAATATAGATGAAAAGATTACTATTAAAGAAAGGTCTACTAAGATTGAGCAGTATTCTAGAGAAATTCTAAGTTCTTATGCAGATATTTTAAATAACTCATCTGTAGCCTTTCAAGAGGAGGCTAAAATTATATGA
- a CDS encoding DUF169 domain-containing protein encodes MFENDIIKAYALLNIERKIVGVKLIKNKQEFDSYDVINLINPLSYCVAVKSASLGHRIKFDKLTSGCGGSTRALGLEKPADDFLDGTAPYRLGLFKDENVAKRAALETGNILSNTYGVLVQPVEFFSSNDKPDVVIAIGKPRELMRIIQGYTYNKGISKQFSMSGNQGVCVEATAYPLIHNTVNMSLLCSGTRFLAEWAEDEGAVGIPMSLFSEVIEGIYNTVNAVEMDKRKSEISEELTLNNIECMEMEYGKTYYTEYEKEKREKRKNEKH; translated from the coding sequence ATGTTTGAAAACGATATTATAAAAGCTTATGCATTACTAAATATAGAGAGAAAAATTGTTGGGGTTAAGCTGATTAAAAATAAGCAAGAGTTTGATTCCTACGATGTAATTAATCTTATAAATCCTCTGTCTTATTGTGTAGCAGTAAAATCAGCTAGTTTAGGGCATAGAATAAAGTTTGATAAGCTAACTTCGGGGTGTGGAGGTAGCACAAGGGCACTTGGATTAGAAAAACCTGCGGATGATTTTTTGGATGGAACGGCGCCATACAGACTTGGACTTTTTAAAGATGAAAATGTAGCAAAAAGAGCAGCGCTTGAGACAGGCAATATTTTATCGAATACATATGGAGTTTTAGTTCAGCCGGTAGAGTTTTTTAGTAGCAATGACAAGCCAGATGTTGTTATTGCTATAGGAAAACCAAGAGAGCTAATGAGAATAATCCAAGGCTATACATATAACAAAGGAATAAGTAAGCAGTTTAGCATGTCGGGTAATCAAGGAGTATGTGTAGAGGCTACTGCCTATCCTTTGATACATAATACTGTAAATATGTCCTTGCTTTGCTCAGGGACTAGATTTTTAGCTGAGTGGGCTGAAGATGAGGGGGCAGTAGGAATTCCGATGTCTTTATTTAGCGAAGTCATAGAAGGTATATACAATACAGTAAATGCTGTAGAGATGGATAAAAGAAAATCAGAAATAAGCGAAGAACTGACTTTAAATAATATCGAGTGTATGGAAATGGAATATGGAAAAACTTATTATACGGAATATGAAAAAGAAAAAAGGGAAAAACGAAAAAATGAGAAGCATTGA